In Chryseobacterium shigense, the following proteins share a genomic window:
- a CDS encoding BlaI/MecI/CopY family transcriptional regulator: protein MKINHLTGAEENFMKLFWKLESFYLKDIMEQHPEPKPHQNTVSTYLKILVEKGYLTTQKEGRIFKYTVVVPIEEYRKFILKELAHNFFNDSGKDMLEFLFNEKLISQDDLKNYFDLKIEIIPAKAEEPKFEYAEEILNPKKVKKGKAKDKDKKKKKKKD from the coding sequence ATGAAAATAAATCATCTTACCGGTGCTGAGGAGAATTTTATGAAGCTGTTTTGGAAGCTTGAATCTTTTTATCTGAAAGACATCATGGAACAGCATCCTGAGCCGAAGCCGCACCAGAATACTGTTTCCACCTATTTAAAAATATTGGTTGAAAAGGGATATCTCACCACTCAGAAAGAAGGAAGGATTTTTAAATATACCGTTGTTGTCCCTATCGAAGAATACCGTAAGTTTATACTGAAAGAACTGGCCCATAATTTTTTCAATGATTCAGGGAAGGATATGCTGGAGTTTTTATTTAATGAAAAATTAATATCCCAGGATGATCTGAAGAATTATTTTGACCTTAAAATTGAAATCATTCCTGCAAAAGCTGAAGAACCTAAATTTGAATATGCAGAAGAAATCTTAAACCCTAAAAAAGTAAAAAAAGGCAAAGCAAAAGATAAGGACAAGAAGAAAAAAAAGAAAAAAGATTAA
- a CDS encoding phosphatase PAP2 family protein: protein MEEKQPLLVHKVSKIISDFFNPLVSLFIYFTYMSVKQYSLKDSLLYFVPILLMIIVPVVIWLVWNVKTGRYTNMDVSDRVQRKTLYIFIAGCVVAYLIFNYFRNGYIDLVMLFILILIFTMQISNFFIKSSMHTAFNVFVAALFFTLNWKAGLVWLGIAALVGITRVILKRHTVKEVFMGAGIAFVVSFIYLYCNIQFQH, encoded by the coding sequence ATGGAAGAAAAACAGCCTTTACTGGTGCATAAAGTTTCAAAGATTATCTCGGATTTTTTTAATCCACTTGTTTCTTTATTTATTTACTTTACGTATATGAGCGTAAAGCAATACTCACTGAAAGATTCCCTGCTTTATTTTGTGCCTATATTACTGATGATTATTGTGCCGGTAGTGATCTGGCTGGTATGGAATGTAAAAACCGGAAGATATACGAATATGGACGTTTCGGACCGTGTCCAGAGGAAAACGCTCTATATTTTTATTGCGGGCTGTGTGGTTGCCTATCTTATCTTTAATTATTTCAGGAACGGGTATATTGATCTTGTGATGCTCTTTATCCTTATCCTTATTTTCACCATGCAGATCAGTAATTTCTTTATCAAAAGCTCAATGCATACAGCTTTTAATGTATTTGTTGCCGCATTGTTTTTTACATTGAACTGGAAGGCCGGATTGGTATGGCTGGGAATTGCTGCTTTAGTGGGAATTACAAGAGTTATTTTAAAAAGACATACGGTAAAGGAAGTATTTATGGGTGCCGGAATAGCATTTGTGGTATCTTTTATTTATCTTTATTGCAATATACAATTTCAACATTAA
- the pdhA gene encoding pyruvate dehydrogenase (acetyl-transferring) E1 component subunit alpha: MKEFSKEVYLKWYEDMTMWRRFEDKCRSLYLKQKIRGFLHLYNGQEAIPAGFTHAMDLTKDSMITAYRCHIHPMAMGVDPKRIMAELCGKATGTSGGMGGSMHIFSKEHRFYGGHGIVGGQIPLGAGIAFADKYFDRKAVNICFFGDGAARQGSLHETFNMAMNWKLPVVFVVENNQYAMGTSVKRTANHEDIYKLGLGYEMPCLAVDAMDPEKVAEAAYEAIERARRGDGPTFIEARTYRYRGHSMSDAEPYRSKEEVALHKNDDPMELVKHRILENGWATEAELETIDNKSREFVEECIEFMENSPYPDPEKIYEYVYAQENYPFLDKLEN; the protein is encoded by the coding sequence ATGAAAGAATTTTCTAAAGAGGTATACCTGAAGTGGTATGAAGATATGACTATGTGGAGAAGGTTTGAAGACAAATGCCGTTCTCTTTATCTAAAACAAAAGATCAGAGGTTTTTTACATTTGTATAATGGTCAGGAAGCTATTCCTGCCGGATTCACACATGCAATGGATTTAACGAAAGACAGTATGATTACTGCTTACAGATGCCACATCCATCCAATGGCGATGGGAGTAGATCCTAAGAGAATCATGGCTGAACTTTGCGGTAAAGCTACCGGAACGTCCGGAGGTATGGGTGGTTCTATGCACATTTTCAGTAAAGAGCACCGTTTTTATGGCGGGCACGGTATTGTAGGAGGACAAATTCCTTTGGGAGCCGGAATTGCTTTTGCAGATAAATATTTTGACAGAAAAGCTGTAAACATTTGCTTCTTCGGAGACGGAGCAGCAAGACAGGGATCGCTTCACGAAACTTTCAACATGGCGATGAACTGGAAACTTCCTGTAGTATTTGTGGTAGAAAACAACCAGTATGCAATGGGAACTTCTGTAAAAAGAACAGCCAACCACGAAGATATCTATAAATTAGGTTTAGGGTACGAAATGCCTTGCCTTGCTGTAGATGCAATGGACCCTGAAAAAGTAGCCGAAGCAGCTTATGAAGCAATAGAAAGAGCAAGAAGAGGAGACGGGCCTACATTTATTGAAGCAAGAACTTACCGTTACAGAGGACACTCTATGTCTGATGCCGAGCCTTACAGAAGTAAAGAAGAAGTAGCACTTCATAAGAATGATGATCCTATGGAACTTGTGAAACACAGAATCCTGGAGAATGGATGGGCTACGGAAGCTGAACTGGAAACTATTGACAATAAATCAAGAGAATTTGTAGAAGAGTGTATTGAATTCATGGAAAATTCACCTTATCCGGATCCGGAGAAAATCTACGAATACGTTTATGCTCAGGAAAACTACCCATTCTTAGATAAATTAGAAAACTAA
- a CDS encoding 2-oxo acid dehydrogenase subunit E2 codes for MAEVITMPRLSDTMTEGKVAKWHKKVGDKVKEGDILAEIETDKAVQDFESEMEGTLLYIGVEEGAAAAVDSVLAIIGNEGEDISGLTGGAAAPAAGGSEEKKSEEESKTENNATSVEQTTAEVPAGVEIITMPRLSDTMTEGKVAKWHKNVGDTVKEGDLLAEIETDKAVQDFESEFNGVLLKQGVEEGGAAPVDSVLAIIGPAGTDVSAVGAPKAAAQSSDKPAEQKAEAKTEEKAAPAVSSSSSDRVAISPLAKKMAQDKGVDINSVHGSGENGRIVKKDIENYQPSQAQAQSPASAPAAAAVALSFVQGEDTETPNSQVRNIIAKRLAESKFSAPHYYLMVEINMDKAIEARKEINSLPDTKISFNDMIIKATAVALRKHPQVNSSWAGDKIIHRGNINVGVAVAIPDGLVVPVLKNTDQMNYTQISAAVKDMASRAKSKGLKANEMEGSTFSISNLGMFGIETFTSIINQPNSAILSVGAIIEKPIVKDGQIVVGNIMKLSLACDHRVVDGATGAQFLQTLKTYLESPLTLLL; via the coding sequence ATGGCAGAAGTAATTACGATGCCCCGCCTTTCTGATACTATGACGGAAGGAAAGGTGGCGAAATGGCATAAAAAAGTAGGAGATAAAGTAAAAGAAGGAGATATTTTAGCCGAAATTGAAACAGATAAAGCTGTTCAGGATTTCGAATCTGAAATGGAAGGAACTCTTTTATATATTGGTGTAGAAGAAGGCGCTGCTGCTGCTGTAGATTCTGTTTTAGCGATTATTGGAAATGAAGGCGAAGATATTTCCGGACTAACCGGCGGAGCGGCTGCTCCCGCTGCAGGAGGTTCTGAAGAGAAAAAATCTGAGGAAGAATCCAAAACAGAAAACAACGCTACAAGTGTTGAGCAGACTACTGCGGAAGTTCCTGCAGGAGTGGAAATTATTACAATGCCAAGACTTTCCGATACCATGACGGAAGGGAAAGTGGCGAAATGGCATAAAAATGTAGGCGATACCGTAAAAGAAGGAGATCTTCTTGCTGAGATTGAAACAGATAAAGCAGTTCAGGATTTTGAATCTGAATTCAACGGGGTATTATTGAAGCAGGGCGTAGAAGAAGGCGGTGCTGCTCCGGTAGATTCAGTATTGGCAATCATTGGCCCTGCAGGAACAGATGTTTCCGCTGTAGGCGCTCCAAAAGCAGCAGCTCAGTCATCAGACAAACCTGCTGAACAGAAAGCTGAAGCTAAAACGGAAGAAAAAGCAGCACCTGCAGTAAGTTCTTCATCTTCTGACAGGGTAGCGATCTCTCCGTTAGCTAAAAAAATGGCTCAGGACAAAGGGGTTGATATCAACAGCGTTCACGGTTCAGGAGAAAACGGAAGAATCGTTAAAAAAGATATTGAAAACTATCAGCCTTCCCAGGCACAGGCTCAATCTCCTGCTTCTGCTCCGGCAGCAGCTGCGGTTGCGTTAAGCTTTGTTCAGGGTGAAGATACGGAAACGCCAAACTCCCAGGTAAGAAATATTATTGCAAAACGTCTTGCTGAAAGTAAGTTCTCTGCACCTCACTATTACCTGATGGTGGAGATCAATATGGATAAGGCAATTGAGGCCAGAAAAGAAATCAATTCCTTACCGGATACCAAGATCTCTTTCAATGATATGATCATTAAAGCAACGGCTGTTGCTTTAAGAAAACATCCGCAGGTGAATTCAAGCTGGGCTGGAGACAAGATCATCCACAGAGGAAATATCAATGTAGGTGTTGCGGTGGCTATTCCTGACGGATTAGTGGTTCCTGTACTTAAAAATACAGACCAGATGAACTACACACAGATTTCCGCAGCGGTAAAAGATATGGCTTCAAGAGCTAAGAGCAAAGGCCTTAAAGCTAATGAAATGGAAGGTTCCACATTCTCTATCTCCAACCTGGGTATGTTCGGAATTGAGACATTTACAAGTATCATTAACCAGCCGAACTCTGCCATCCTTTCCGTAGGGGCAATTATTGAAAAACCGATTGTAAAAGACGGTCAGATTGTGGTAGGAAACATCATGAAGCTTTCACTGGCATGCGACCACAGAGTGGTAGACGGTGCTACGGGAGCTCAGTTCTTACAGACATTGAAAACATATCTGGAAAGTCCTTTAACTCTGTTACTGTAA
- a CDS encoding ABC transporter ATP-binding protein encodes MIKASNIHKSYGNLEVLKGVDIHIKTGEVVSIVGESGAGKSTLLQILGTLDHPSNSNKYNTEISIAGESFINMNDKQLSKFRNQNIGFVFQFHQLLPEFTALENVLLPTKIGGANEKEALEKAYALFEDLKIEQRLNHKPNQLSGGEAQRVAVARALINSPKIIFADEPTGNLDSKNADDLHRLFFDLRDKYNQTFVIVTHNPNLAEITDRKLVMKDGMIIE; translated from the coding sequence ATGATTAAAGCAAGTAATATCCATAAATCTTATGGGAATTTAGAAGTACTGAAAGGAGTTGACATCCACATCAAAACGGGTGAAGTTGTTTCTATTGTAGGGGAATCAGGAGCTGGAAAATCTACTTTGCTTCAGATCTTAGGAACTTTGGATCATCCCAGTAATTCCAATAAGTATAATACGGAAATTAGTATTGCAGGGGAGTCTTTTATTAATATGAATGATAAACAGCTTTCCAAATTCAGAAATCAGAATATCGGTTTTGTATTTCAGTTTCATCAGCTTCTTCCGGAGTTTACTGCTTTAGAAAATGTTCTACTTCCTACAAAAATTGGGGGAGCCAACGAAAAAGAGGCGCTGGAAAAAGCATATGCTTTATTTGAAGACCTTAAAATAGAACAGAGGCTGAACCATAAACCCAACCAATTATCCGGAGGAGAGGCGCAGAGAGTAGCTGTAGCAAGAGCACTTATCAATTCCCCTAAAATTATTTTTGCGGATGAACCTACAGGAAATCTGGATTCAAAGAATGCAGATGATCTGCACAGGTTATTTTTTGATTTAAGAGATAAATACAACCAAACCTTTGTTATTGTAACCCATAATCCTAACCTTGCTGAAATTACAGACCGGAAACTGGTTATGAAAGATGGTATGATTATAGAATAA
- a CDS encoding murein L,D-transpeptidase catalytic domain-containing protein yields MKKLLFLSLFAISCSKVESQENISSSFLPEAKVLEIKNFVKGKNYNQDIAVFINFKVYSGKYRYFVYDLKNNKILQKAIVSHGSGSVIKNSDALKFSNTEGSYQSSLGKYEILNSYNGKFGKAYRLNGLDMGNSNAMQRAIVLHSFGCIPDQESPNPACLSLGCPMLSAGALAQTAKYLDKSKYPVIMYAFY; encoded by the coding sequence ATGAAAAAACTTTTATTCCTGTCCCTTTTTGCTATTTCCTGCTCAAAAGTTGAGTCTCAGGAAAATATATCTTCTAGTTTTCTTCCGGAAGCGAAAGTTTTGGAAATTAAAAACTTTGTAAAGGGGAAAAATTATAATCAGGACATTGCTGTTTTTATTAATTTTAAGGTGTATTCCGGGAAATACCGTTACTTTGTTTATGACCTGAAAAATAATAAAATATTGCAGAAAGCAATTGTTTCTCATGGATCAGGGTCAGTTATTAAGAATTCGGATGCTCTGAAATTCAGCAATACAGAAGGTTCATATCAGTCTTCACTTGGAAAATATGAAATCCTGAACAGTTATAACGGAAAATTCGGAAAAGCGTACAGGCTGAACGGCCTGGATATGGGTAACAGCAATGCAATGCAAAGGGCAATAGTATTACATTCTTTCGGATGTATCCCGGATCAGGAATCCCCAAACCCTGCATGTTTAAGCTTGGGATGTCCGATGCTTTCTGCGGGTGCATTGGCTCAAACCGCAAAATATCTTGATAAGTCAAAATATCCGGTGATAATGTACGCATTCTATTAA
- the radC gene encoding RadC family protein, with amino-acid sequence MTIKFLAKDDRPREKFLRNGKNSLSDSELLAIIMGSGSRDESALELARKILASVDNSWHQLSLLSNKELMKFKGVGEVKAVSIIAALEIGKRRITQEIPDKAVISNSDEAYVILKNQLTDLRTEEFWAIFLNQRNKVIQVSQLTQGGISQSIVDVRVLFKTALDHLSTGIIIAHNHPSGSLKPSKEDINITKKIKEAGQTLSIQLLDHIIITQDKYFSFSDEGLL; translated from the coding sequence ATGACTATAAAATTTCTTGCTAAAGACGACAGGCCCAGAGAAAAATTTTTACGAAATGGAAAGAATTCGCTTTCTGATTCCGAACTTTTAGCTATCATTATGGGGAGCGGAAGCAGGGATGAGAGCGCTTTGGAATTGGCAAGAAAGATTCTGGCTTCGGTGGATAACAGCTGGCACCAGTTGAGCCTTCTTTCCAATAAAGAGCTTATGAAGTTCAAAGGAGTGGGAGAAGTGAAAGCCGTTTCCATTATTGCAGCATTAGAAATAGGAAAGAGAAGAATTACCCAGGAAATACCCGATAAGGCAGTAATTTCAAATAGTGATGAAGCTTATGTTATACTTAAAAATCAATTAACAGATCTGAGGACTGAAGAATTTTGGGCAATATTTCTGAATCAAAGGAATAAAGTTATCCAAGTTTCACAACTTACACAGGGAGGAATAAGTCAATCTATTGTAGATGTCAGGGTTTTATTTAAAACTGCTTTGGATCACCTTTCAACAGGAATTATAATAGCCCACAATCATCCTTCCGGTAGTTTAAAACCGAGTAAAGAAGACATCAATATTACCAAGAAAATAAAAGAAGCAGGACAAACATTAAGCATACAGCTTTTAGACCATATTATCATTACACAGGATAAATACTTTAGTTTCTCAGATGAAGGATTATTATGA
- a CDS encoding phytanoyl-CoA dioxygenase family protein, which produces MLKQIRHYKLPYIIYNFFNKKKLQHNIPLYKKYGLNKSYFSSISSADFAHLPASLRKIDQDRLIDTAFFKGLTDENKESALQYDENGYMILRNFITENDADKINTEIEKLMENGTLKFIYGGKLMFAIHHSEIIKNIGSNRNLLDFLSVLLNGKAKLFQSINFINGSQQKTHSDSIHMTTYPLGGLLGVWIALEDVDETNGALHYIPKSHKLPYFLNSDYDNEGDALRIGKKSYRAYEEFLESKVRELGLKKEVFKAKKGDMLIWHANILHGGEPHTDKNRTRKSLVYHFFDEDSVCYHEVTQRPALFEL; this is translated from the coding sequence ATGCTAAAGCAGATCCGCCATTATAAGCTTCCCTATATTATTTACAATTTTTTTAATAAGAAGAAATTACAGCATAATATTCCTTTATATAAGAAATACGGCCTTAATAAAAGCTATTTTTCCAGTATTTCCAGTGCAGATTTTGCCCATCTTCCTGCCTCTTTAAGAAAAATAGATCAGGATAGGCTGATTGATACTGCATTTTTCAAAGGACTTACTGACGAAAATAAAGAAAGTGCCCTTCAATATGATGAGAACGGATACATGATTTTGAGAAATTTCATTACCGAAAATGATGCTGATAAAATCAATACCGAAATTGAAAAACTGATGGAGAACGGCACACTGAAATTCATCTACGGCGGAAAGCTGATGTTTGCCATTCATCATTCTGAAATCATTAAGAATATTGGTAGTAACAGAAATTTATTAGATTTTCTGTCTGTACTGTTAAACGGCAAAGCTAAACTTTTTCAGAGCATTAATTTCATTAACGGGAGCCAGCAGAAAACACATTCAGACAGCATCCACATGACAACCTATCCGCTGGGCGGACTTTTGGGAGTATGGATTGCACTGGAAGATGTGGATGAAACCAACGGTGCTTTGCATTATATCCCGAAAAGCCATAAGCTGCCTTATTTTCTTAATTCTGATTATGATAATGAAGGTGATGCATTAAGGATTGGCAAAAAAAGCTATAGGGCCTATGAAGAATTTTTAGAATCTAAAGTCAGGGAATTAGGCTTGAAAAAAGAGGTCTTTAAAGCAAAAAAAGGAGATATGTTGATATGGCATGCCAATATACTTCATGGAGGAGAACCGCATACCGATAAGAACAGGACAAGAAAAAGTCTTGTTTATCACTTTTTTGATGAAGACAGTGTATGTTACCATGAAGTGACCCAAAGACCTGCTTTATTTGAATTATAG